The segment GGAGGAGGGTGTTGGAGTTGTTGAAGTTCCTATGACCAAAGGGGAGAGCTAGCCTTGGGATCCACCCACCCCTGTCCCAGAATGAAAACGCAACCCAGCCATTTTGTGTAGAGGGGTTTATGCTGCTTTACAAAATAGCCCAAACCTGAGGAGTATGCCCTCATCCCAAGCAGCCAGCCTACCCACCAGGCAAGTAGCTCTGAGTTGGGGAGAATTCATTGTCTTCACGTATCATGTCTCTCTAGCTCTACATGGTCCAGCTACAACTTGGTCTGAAGCTTCTGTTCCATCCTGTACCTGGAATCCTTCTCATCAGCAAAGTCTCAGCCTCACCCCCATAGAGATGCTGAGCTTCTCCACCCCAAAATTCCCTGCTAGACTAAATAGCTGTCTCCCCCTTGGAAAGCACTGGTCCTTTGCCTCTCTGAAGTTGTCTCTAACTTTTGGGAGCAGTCCCCACCACCCCTGTAGTTGGAAATCAAGGGTCACACACAGCTGGCAGTACAATGAAGAGGGGAAATTTAGGGTGCTATGTCTGCCCTTACCCTTTGCACACCCTGAGTGGGTTATGGGGAGAGGCAGGAGAAGCATAGGGTGACACACaaacctcttttccttcccccaactTTCATGCCCCTAAACACAAGCAGATACATGGCCACACACAtccacatacatatgcacaagCATGTAACCATGGCATGGTGGGGGGTGGTATCTGCACTAACCAGATCTCAcacagcaaaaaaacaaacaccttgcccccacaaataaataaaaaaataaaggggtacATGCCCCCCATTCCCCTGGGGACTGGCTTTCCCACTGCCACCAAAACAAAATAGCCTTTGTCCACCTCAGTCCTATCGAGGCCCCTATAGGGCTTGGGTCTTTAGCTCAACAGGCTCCCCAGTGACCTCTGCTTGCCCCTCAGAGTCATTGGGCCTTATACCCTTGAGGATAGTTAGTCTCTCTGAAACACTCTTGATccggggaaagaggaggaagtcATAGAGGAGGCCACCTAGAGTTCCCCCGATGAGCGGGCCTACCCAGTACACCTGTAAGTAGAGGAAAGGAGGTTTGAGCTAGGAAAGGGGAGGTTAGTGCAGAAGAGAGGCCATTCTCTCAGTTCAACCCCCAATCCAACAGACATTCTGAAATGTAAGCAGTCTGGGATTAGGGTGTGGAACTGAACATGACCTAAGAggaaccacttttttttttctacatagaacctctcttttctccttcaaaaCCCAACTTAAGATATTTCAGCGGCATTGCCTCCTCAAATTGTCCCATTCTctctggggagagaagaggataatATAAGCAATCGGATAATTGTACCTGTTGTCTTACTTCATATTCAAGAgactgtgggggggggggggacggaTAGAGGTGACTATATTCActtatagagaaactgaggccaaggagaCAGACCACGTTTCCTTTCCTGATGACTTTCCACTTTTGTCAGTTATTTAAGACATCATTTCAGCACCTAtgcatgtttttaaattcatattttcacattattttaaaaaatatctttttttcaggTTTGTGTGCTCTATATTCCCTGACAAGGTTACTAATTCTTTGAAGATAAGGGAACGTTTTCTTCATCTTTAGTTCTATCTCTGTCATAGTTTCTCAGCACACGTTGGGCCATATAGTGCATCTTGAATGAAAAGAGTGATGGATTTATGGTCAGACCCTATATTCATTTCCTTGACTTTGCCACTTAATACTTACGTAACTTTAGGTACAGCATGTGTCCTCTCTGCTTTAGAAAACCTTGTTTTGAGATCAAGATCAGATTTATACTATTTGCAAATGGACAGACCCTTTCAGAAGCCCACTCAGATGATGGCACTGGTGGGCAGCTAAGAGCCCCTGATGGAAAGTGGGAGCTAAACCCTGGATCCCTGGGTCCCACCCACCTCTGtgtcctttcctcatctgtcactcTCCCTTACCCAATGGTTGGTGAAGTTCCTGGTGAGGATAGCTGGAGCAAAGGATCGCGCAGGGTTCATGCCTGCACCTGTATAATACATCTGCAAGAGACACGGCTGTAATAGAAACCTCCACAATCTTGCCCCTTCCCAGCCCCACTCGACCACCATGTCCCCAGCCTGAGATGACCCAGTTTCCCTGTAGTTGGCAAAACAAAGGTGAGGTACGTGGGCAAAGCAGTTGTTCTGAGGTAATTGATAGGGGTGGGGTGCAGTTCACTGGAGCCAAACCCAGTGACCTGTAACCTGCAAGCAAGCCTACCTCCCTTGCCCAATTTAATGGACCTTTACCTTAGAGGTAAGATGAGGTAGCTATATAGACACgtgttccctcccctccctcgtgccccgccccaccccaccccacaaaGGGAAAGAAATCAACCTACGGACTCTAGTAGATTTCAGAATTCAGAAAGTTCTTCTGGGGACTAGGAAAGGTTTCAGGGCCCTAGCATCCCTTGAGCATGGGGTTTCCCCTACTCCACCCACGGCTTACCCCAAACAGGTGCCCCAAGGTGAGAGAGACACCAATAGCTAATGCCACAGAACCCAAGCGTCCATTCCTCCTCTCATCAAACGTGGCAAAGATGCAGAGCACAAACTGGAGGGTCAAGAAGATCTCCACGATAGTGGCCTGACCCACACTCACCCCAGGGTGGAGCTGGGcagggagaagagatgagatcCACTGTGAAGTGGCCGGCTGCGCTGCCCCAGCCCCGCCCCCAGCCCCGCCCCTCCTTTGAAAGAATCGTAGTAATAGTTTTGCATCCCCCCAGGGAAGGTGGAGGCTAGGAACCACTCGGATACTAGaatggattattttattttatcttctgcaaAACTCCAGAGGGGATGTTTAAGTATAATTATGCCCGCTTATAACAAGTCCGGAGGTGCTCACACACCAAGCTAGGAGTAACGTTGACCCCAAAGTCTTGACTCAGTCCAGGGTTCCTACATCCTCTGCCCTAAGTCCTCCGCTGGTGAAGAATCAatcattcccttttctctccgCAGCCCCCTCCAGACCCCCCCACTACGATGCATCCCCGCTCCCCCAGCCCACAGCGAGGAATCTAGCTCCCCAGGGCCCCCCACCTCCTTGTGGCCATTACCGTGTTGAGCGCCAGGTTCCCACGGACAGCCGCGGGGGTAACACTATACAGCACGGCAGCCCCGGCAACGGCCCCCAGCAACTGGGCTAGCATGTAGCAGAGGGCCCGGAGCAGGGACATCTGGGAGCCCACGAGGAAAGCGAAGGTGACAGCGGGGTTGACGTGGGCTCCGCTGACATGGCCTACCGCCTGCACCAGCGTGGCCAGGGCTAGCCCAAAGGCCACGGCCACCTGCAGGACGTGTACGGGCCCGGGGGCCCATCGCAGGGAGGCCCCCAGCCCAAAGAAGACATAAAAAAGGGTGGCAAAAAACTCGGCAAAGATGGCCCTCCAGAAGGAGGCTGAACGAAGTTCCCACATTGCAAGGGGGAGTGGGGGGAACAGGGGAGATGGACACAGTTCCTGGGTCCCTGCTACCCCCCTGGCCTGGCCCCACTGGACAGCTTCCTTTATAGAAGAGCTCTTAATCCATGGGGAGGGGCAGACAAAAGGCCGCTGGTCCAGCCTCTTAACCCCATCCCCGCTGAGGAGGGACGGGCCCACTGTCCACACCTATAAAgctgcttccctccctcccccttccccctcccttctcccagtggAGAGCTGAGCAGAATCTGTTGAGAAGGGTTGGGAACTGAGGAGAttctgggaaggggagggaagaggggagctTTGTGTCTTGAATTGGAGGTCCAGGATGCTGAACTGATGTCATGGATAGATGAACCTTGCTAAATTCTGCTTGTGATATGAAAGTCAGGCTCAGAGAAAGTCCTTGGGGTCCAAGGCAGTGTTCTTGGGGGCCTCAGGGCTACTCTGAGTCAGCCAGCTTCAGGAATTGGGGGTGGGAATTGGGGGATGGCAGGGAGGGTGTGTAAAGGAGTGAATTGTCCCATCCAGGAGGATTAGAGGATCCACTGTTATTGGCTGGCCAGGGCTGGAATCTGTGAACCCTGCAGGCCTGGGACAGAATGATTTTTGCTGTGTCTGGTCTTTCTCTGAGCCCTGATCTCCCTCTGCCCCCTCCATTCCAAGCCCCAGCTTGGCCTCTAGCATCATGGGGTGTTTTTCAGGGGGAGGAAGTAGAACCAGACAGGGTTCTTTATGAAGGCGTTAGAGGTGAGATGTTGGTAATTTTACCTTAAAATCAACACACACTTTCCTCTATCCTAACTTAAGACTTCAATAACACtaggtggaggagggaggaaaactGAGTCACAGGGCAGTAGAAGGATCTAGAAGTCACCTTGAAAGATGCCAAATTCTGAACAAATGCAGACAGTGCCATACTACCTACATCCCAGGGAAGGACTTTAGGGGTGGTTTGGGGGTCCAGGTTGgttaaagggagaaagagggaacaGGGAGAGACTGATGGAAAGGGGACTCAGTTGTGGTCAGGTTTGGGGTGGGAATTAGGGCGTGGAGGTGGGTGCTGCGTGCCAGTGGAAATAGAGGAGTGGGACATATTGGCAGCCTCCACCATTTCCACATCACGACAGGTCACACAGACAACAAACTTTTTCTGAGGTGctcctgatgaaaagagaaactcaAAGGAGAGGCCTGCAAGAATGGCCCCTAGGATGGGCCCCATCCAGTACAcctgtggggaggagagaagagaagggggtcaGGACCTGGTTGGGATTTACATAATCATGTtgtactgtgagctccttgagggcaggaatggttTGGGCCTTTCCTTGCATCCCCACATTTAGTTCAGTGCCTTTTTGGCATCTTTCTTGACTTGGTACAGAGAGCTGAGGACCAATCTAATCTAATCCACCAAATGGGGGAGTCAAGAATGATCCAGTAATGACATCAAGGGCTCTAAGGTAAGTCAATATACTCAAACTGGAGGGGGGGGGGCAATagggaattttcagagaaagagctCATTAGAGATCACAAAATCATTCTGATATGAAAAGGattatttagaaaatgaaaaaagagtgaGCTTAGGCactagaaagggaaggagagggagagaataaatatttatatatcacctcgtatgtgtcaggcactatgctaagtgctcctcacaacaagcttgtgaggtagatgctattattatccccattttacagttgaggaaactgaggcaaacggattaaatgatttgcccaaagtcacacaactagtaaatgtctggggcaacatttgagctcaggttttcctgattacCCAATGCCCTGTCCACTGTATTACTACCTTAAACAGGTGACTTTTGACTTATCgatgcctcatctgtaaaatggggaacatGGATGAAATGATATCCAaagtccctgccagctctaagtctatgatcctatgatcctatatgaGACAAACTGACTTGGTGAAGGACCCACAACTACTTGGGACCTCTCCACAGGGACAGGAACCCCAAGCCTAATTTTGTACTCCACTGCTCAGCTTCAAGCACCCATTCTCTCATGTCTCACCCAGTGATGGTCCCAGATCCCAGTCACCACAGCAGGCCCCAGAGATCTGGCAGGATTCATACTGCCTCCAGAGAAAGTCTCCTGCACAAAACAAGTAACAGGAATATGTAAGTTTCTGCCCCCAAACCCATCTGAATTACATCCCGCCATGACAAAGAGTAGGAGGAGGCAGGGGACTAAGAGTTCCTCTGGCACCAAAGTAAAATGGGTAAATTGGTACTTTGGGTGTCATCAGCCCCTCCCTTTTTATTCTCTGTCAAGCATTCCCAAAAGCTACTCCTCACATCAGCCTCTCTGCTCagttgtatgttttctttttcaaaaggtATCAGAAAATAATCAAGCTTGACcttagaaagaaatggaaaaaaaaggaacaaacaaaaaaacaaaacaaaaaatcttcaCTCTCCTCTTTATTGAGGTGGAGGACCAGGTGTGTGTAATATACTGTCAGACATGGTTGATGAGTTGGctgaaaatggttttttttttccttttaagtctaTTACAAGGGATGGCTTACTGGGGAGGGGTATGTGTGGAATGAGCGTGatataaatcaataaaacaatagatcaaataaaaataagatctaAAAAAGTCATCAGAACTGCAGACTCAAAAGCTCACGCAGGTGTTCATTTGATACTattgcatatatttgcatatcatttgcatttttattgttttcaaggCTAACAATCTATTAAGAACAAAACCAACTTTCTCTCTCATTGAGTTGTGGTCAGACTCTTCTAAAGGTCCTAAAAGTAGGAGGGAATAGAATGGAGGGGATCCTCTTACCGCAGCCAGTGTTCCTGCAGTCACTGAAAAGCCCACAGCTAGACTGCCCAGTCCACCTGTCTCTCTCTGTTGGTGCTGGTCAGTAACAGCAAATACAGTGAGAATTAGCTGGAAGGTGGAGAAAAATTCCATACCCAGGGCTTGGCCCGCATGACCTCCACCGCTTACCTGGAAGAGACCAAGAATGCTTAGTGTTAGGAAACTGGGacaaatgtgtgtgcatgtgcatgtgtgtgcgtgtacatgtgcgtgcttgtgtgtgtgcgtgtacgtgTACATGCTTGTGTGTAGCTTCTTCATCTTTCCAAATCTTGTGCTCTAAGGAGCCCTGGGCAGAGGGCCTGAAGCTAATTTGTTAGAGATGTTGATTCCATAAATGATtcatttacataaatatttatttacacattAACATGTTGTTTAACAACAATAAAAGGgaacttttcttatttctttctctctttccttttccccatccaGGTCTCACAGGCCCTGCCCTTCCCTTCTACTGTGCTTGTTACTAGCTAATgggggatggagaaaggaagagactgtTACTCACCCTGGTTACAAGCTGAACTACAGCAGTCTGGGGCAGTACCAGGTAGAAAATGGAAGAGGCCAGAATGGCACCTGCGCTTTGTGCCAAGATAAAGGCAGTTCCCCGGAGTAGATCGAGACGGCGGGCACAAAGTAATGCCAAGGTCAGAGCTGGGTTGGTTTGGGCTCCACTGATCTCCCCCAAAACCTGCACCAGGGCCACTACTACCAATCCTCCTGCAAGGGCTGGCTGTAGGGGATCTGGGGTTATGCCTGAAACAGAGCCCCTGCTAGGGCAAGAGGCCCCAAGTACCACCCCTACAAAGATCAAAGTGCCCAGGGCCTCAGCCCACACTGCCTTCCAGAACTGCCGGCTCCTCAGGTCCTGGGAAAGAAATGATTAGAGGCTCAGTATACAGCTGGTGCCTTATAGTGGATGGCCAGTCAAAGTAGTATTACTATGCTGGACCCAAA is part of the Notamacropus eugenii isolate mMacEug1 chromosome 3, mMacEug1.pri_v2, whole genome shotgun sequence genome and harbors:
- the MIP gene encoding lens fiber major intrinsic protein — its product is MWELRSASFWRAIFAEFFATLFYVFFGLGASLRWAPGPVHVLQVAVAFGLALATLVQAVGHVSGAHVNPAVTFAFLVGSQMSLLRALCYMLAQLLGAVAGAAVLYSVTPAAVRGNLALNTLHPGVSVGQATIVEIFLTLQFVLCIFATFDERRNGRLGSVALAIGVSLTLGHLFGMYYTGAGMNPARSFAPAILTRNFTNHWVYWVGPLIGGTLGGLLYDFLLFPRIKSVSERLTILKGIRPNDSEGQAEVTGEPVELKTQAL